The following coding sequences lie in one Oceanicola sp. 502str15 genomic window:
- a CDS encoding ATP-binding protein: protein MKEPAKPSRSLRRKIMRLGWVFILALAGVTVWLTNHYLTQRFTETTRNQSELRQALYAGNIISELQRAQVVPLLLSRDPSLIGALNSADFLTTSQRLIELRDEIGAKSILMLDTTGRAVASTDRNLLGSNHRAAPYFVEAQRADSTVFTLHLQENNAMEFAYSRLIRHDNKGIGVIVVEVDLGKFERQWSGISDAVLVTDSTGRVILSTEPRWRGHPLNEALAEQEAPSAIQRAIDATSDWSFIPPDAYLFGEAVMRTDGRIPFQGWRMTSFTAYSPVRERVNGVLALEIMGFALLLAGSFWWLSRKARSERRVALRESAELRQLNLRLQREIAEREKAERSLEVAEQTLAQSSKLAALGEMSAAVSHELNQPLAAMRTYLAGARLLLERKRPAEALSSFQRIDDLIGRMGAITRQLKSYARKGDVAFEPFDLRDAVSAALSMMEPQLRSRHVSITRSLTSEPVIIRADRLRVEQVLVNLFRNALDATRDVAEPALELILATGDTATLTLRDNGHGIEDLDHLFEPFYTTKAPGDGVGLGLAISSGIINELGGRLTARNGRAGGAVFELQLPILRQDSATAAE from the coding sequence ATGAAAGAGCCCGCCAAGCCCTCGCGCAGCCTGCGCCGCAAAATCATGCGGCTCGGCTGGGTGTTCATCCTTGCCCTCGCAGGGGTGACGGTGTGGCTGACCAACCATTACCTGACCCAACGCTTCACAGAGACCACGCGAAACCAGTCGGAGCTGCGACAGGCGCTCTATGCCGGCAACATCATCTCGGAGTTGCAGCGTGCGCAGGTCGTGCCCCTGCTGCTCTCGCGCGACCCCTCCCTGATCGGGGCGCTCAACAGCGCCGACTTTCTGACCACATCGCAGCGGCTGATCGAATTGCGCGACGAGATCGGGGCCAAGTCGATCCTGATGCTCGACACGACGGGCCGGGCCGTGGCCTCGACCGACCGCAACCTGCTGGGCTCCAACCACCGCGCCGCGCCCTACTTTGTCGAGGCGCAGCGCGCCGACAGCACCGTGTTCACCCTGCACCTGCAGGAAAACAACGCCATGGAGTTCGCCTACTCGCGGCTGATCCGGCATGACAACAAGGGCATCGGGGTGATCGTGGTCGAGGTCGACCTCGGCAAGTTCGAGCGGCAGTGGTCGGGGATTTCCGATGCGGTGCTGGTGACGGACAGCACCGGGCGGGTGATCCTGTCGACCGAACCGCGCTGGCGCGGCCATCCGCTGAACGAGGCGCTGGCCGAGCAGGAGGCGCCTTCGGCCATCCAGCGCGCGATCGATGCCACCTCCGACTGGAGCTTCATCCCGCCCGATGCCTACCTCTTCGGGGAGGCGGTGATGCGCACCGACGGTCGCATTCCGTTCCAGGGCTGGCGGATGACCTCCTTCACCGCCTACAGCCCGGTGCGCGAGCGGGTGAACGGGGTGCTGGCGCTGGAGATCATGGGCTTTGCCCTGCTGCTGGCAGGCTCCTTTTGGTGGCTGTCGCGCAAGGCCAGATCGGAGCGTCGGGTGGCGCTTCGGGAGTCGGCAGAACTTCGCCAGTTGAACCTTCGGCTGCAGCGGGAAATCGCCGAGCGCGAGAAGGCGGAACGGAGCCTCGAGGTGGCCGAACAGACCCTTGCGCAGAGCTCCAAGCTGGCCGCTCTGGGCGAGATGTCGGCGGCGGTTTCCCACGAGCTGAACCAACCGCTCGCGGCCATGCGCACCTACCTCGCCGGGGCCCGCCTGCTGCTGGAGCGCAAGCGCCCCGCGGAGGCACTTTCGTCGTTCCAGCGCATCGACGATCTGATCGGCCGGATGGGGGCGATCACCCGGCAGCTCAAGAGCTATGCCCGGAAGGGCGACGTGGCCTTCGAGCCCTTTGATCTAAGGGACGCGGTGAGTGCGGCCCTTTCGATGATGGAGCCGCAGCTGCGCTCGCGGCATGTGTCGATCACCCGCAGTCTGACCTCGGAACCGGTGATCATCCGGGCCGATCGGCTGCGCGTGGAGCAGGTGCTGGTGAACCTCTTCCGCAACGCGCTGGACGCCACCCGAGACGTGGCGGAGCCGGCGTTGGAGCTGATCCTCGCCACCGGTGACACCGCCACCTTGACGCTGCGCGACAATGGTCACGGGATCGAGGATCTCGACCATCTTTTCGAGCCCTTCTACACCACCAAGGCCCCCGGAGATGGTGTCGGTCTGGGGCTTGCCATCTCCTCGGGGATCATCAACGAGTTGGGCGGACGTCTCACGGCGCGGAACGGAAGGGCGGGTGGCGCAGTTTTTGAACTGCAACTGCCGATCCTCCGCCAAGACAGCGCCACGGCGGCGGAATAG
- a CDS encoding CHAT domain-containing protein, translating to MRLLTAIFLPLLLLALPVRAQEAAFDYPHIPGAAQEFYETARSGEPTAAYNYILPLLSENTLTDAERRQIIGYLEAAFAGYDHDDPTGAYYAAMAANVLITINAQLTEHTQALGWVSRCLELLGERWQEREANLTLGLCLENAAMTLNELSRYEEAIEYAGLARQVYKVFVAEEPMMEFYQANTLMLEANALDGLKRHRESIGVNEDALEIYERLEGPEGASAAAIISNIGASYWYLKELEPARDWSLRALPLLDRYWGAHSYAPSVVRINLGLIAFDMGREEEAMRYAVEILPYIASNPRSSLNNQRWTFELMRNIFAKRGQRERAILFGKMAVNAQQEIRALNQALPEEHTEGLREEWSRLYRDLADLMIAEGRFSEAQAVLNMEKEQEAFEFLQRDGEADLRDTVAVLTDTEKSDAEKLAELAMRPVEAHVAWQALSARLEAGGGTAEEEDQLFLLEDAMAEASAAFELEVEAFLADVEEERREGFDARFDATGAYQAILTARDRPSAILQLAMLDEATHLFLTLPGATVHEQVVVPREEMNRMVFDALQAIEARSPEAEAKLHALYEVLFAPIRPALETAGTEVVMVNADGVLRYVPFAALHDGNGYLVEDYAFALYVAAVQTQFQRPERKAESAAGFGVTEAHEGFSALPGVASELETLFTAADGQGLLAGEALLDGAFDARALRRTLRNPPELLHIASHFALRPGQEDDSFLLMGDGSHLPLSELRSSKFRFTGVDLLTLSACQTARGGDGSEIDGFGAAALMGGASAVLASLWPVADAATPVLMRDFYAGLYQRGEDKAEALRRAQVAMLHGGTSGESPAAGGNRAATALKAGGGAGAVSDFAHPYFWSAFVLMGNWL from the coding sequence ATGCGGCTGCTGACGGCCATCTTTCTGCCTCTCCTGCTGCTTGCCCTTCCGGTGCGGGCTCAGGAGGCTGCGTTCGACTACCCGCATATCCCCGGTGCCGCGCAGGAGTTCTATGAAACCGCCCGCAGCGGCGAGCCGACGGCGGCCTATAACTACATCCTGCCGCTCTTGTCGGAGAACACCCTGACCGATGCGGAGCGGCGCCAGATCATCGGGTATCTGGAGGCGGCATTTGCCGGCTACGACCACGATGATCCGACGGGGGCCTATTACGCGGCGATGGCTGCGAACGTGCTCATCACCATCAATGCGCAGCTGACCGAACACACGCAGGCGCTCGGCTGGGTCAGCCGATGCCTCGAGCTGCTGGGAGAACGCTGGCAGGAGCGCGAAGCCAATCTGACGCTCGGCCTGTGCCTCGAGAATGCGGCGATGACGCTCAACGAGCTGTCGCGCTACGAGGAGGCGATCGAATATGCCGGGCTGGCGCGACAGGTCTACAAGGTCTTCGTCGCCGAAGAACCGATGATGGAGTTCTACCAGGCCAACACGCTGATGCTGGAAGCCAATGCCCTCGACGGGCTGAAGCGGCACCGGGAGTCGATCGGGGTGAACGAGGATGCACTGGAGATCTACGAGCGGCTGGAGGGGCCGGAGGGGGCCTCGGCAGCGGCGATCATTTCCAACATCGGGGCGTCTTACTGGTATCTCAAGGAACTGGAGCCAGCGCGGGATTGGTCGTTGCGGGCGCTGCCTCTGCTCGACCGGTACTGGGGCGCGCACAGCTACGCTCCTTCTGTGGTGCGCATCAACCTCGGGCTGATTGCCTTCGACATGGGGCGCGAGGAAGAGGCAATGCGCTACGCGGTCGAGATCCTTCCCTATATCGCGTCCAACCCGCGTTCTTCGCTGAACAACCAGCGCTGGACCTTCGAGCTGATGCGCAACATCTTCGCCAAGCGGGGCCAGCGCGAGCGGGCGATCCTGTTCGGCAAGATGGCGGTGAACGCGCAGCAGGAGATCCGCGCCCTGAACCAGGCCCTGCCGGAGGAGCACACCGAGGGGCTGCGGGAGGAGTGGAGCCGGCTCTACCGCGACCTCGCCGATCTGATGATTGCCGAGGGGCGGTTTTCGGAAGCGCAGGCGGTGCTGAACATGGAAAAGGAGCAGGAGGCCTTCGAGTTCCTGCAGCGCGACGGCGAGGCCGATCTGCGCGACACCGTGGCCGTGCTGACCGACACCGAGAAGAGCGATGCCGAGAAGCTGGCGGAACTGGCGATGAGGCCGGTGGAGGCGCATGTGGCGTGGCAGGCGCTTTCGGCGCGGCTCGAGGCAGGTGGCGGCACGGCGGAGGAGGAAGACCAGCTCTTCCTGCTCGAGGATGCCATGGCCGAGGCCAGCGCCGCCTTCGAGCTGGAGGTCGAGGCCTTTCTGGCGGATGTGGAGGAGGAGCGGCGCGAGGGCTTTGACGCGCGCTTCGATGCAACAGGAGCCTATCAGGCGATCCTGACGGCCCGCGACCGGCCCTCCGCGATCCTGCAACTGGCGATGCTGGATGAAGCGACCCATCTGTTCCTGACCCTGCCGGGGGCGACGGTGCACGAGCAGGTCGTGGTGCCGCGCGAGGAGATGAACCGCATGGTCTTCGACGCGCTTCAGGCTATCGAGGCCCGTAGTCCGGAGGCCGAGGCGAAACTTCACGCCCTCTACGAGGTGCTGTTCGCGCCGATCCGCCCGGCGCTGGAAACCGCCGGGACCGAGGTGGTGATGGTGAACGCCGACGGGGTGCTGCGCTACGTGCCCTTCGCGGCGCTGCATGACGGCAACGGCTACCTTGTCGAAGACTACGCCTTTGCGCTCTACGTTGCCGCGGTGCAGACCCAGTTTCAGCGGCCCGAGCGCAAGGCGGAGAGTGCCGCAGGCTTCGGAGTGACGGAGGCGCATGAAGGGTTTTCGGCGCTGCCGGGCGTGGCCTCGGAGCTTGAAACGCTGTTCACCGCCGCGGACGGACAGGGGCTGCTGGCGGGTGAGGCGCTGCTGGATGGTGCCTTTGATGCCCGCGCCCTGCGACGCACGCTGCGCAACCCGCCCGAGCTGTTGCACATCGCCTCGCATTTCGCGCTGCGCCCCGGGCAGGAGGACGACAGCTTTCTGCTCATGGGCGACGGCTCGCATCTGCCGCTCTCCGAGCTGCGCAGCTCGAAGTTCCGCTTTACCGGGGTCGACCTGCTGACGCTGTCGGCCTGCCAGACGGCGCGCGGCGGGGATGGCTCGGAAATCGACGGCTTCGGCGCGGCAGCCCTGATGGGGGGCGCGAGCGCGGTGCTGGCCTCGCTCTGGCCGGTGGCCGACGCGGCCACGCCGGTGCTGATGCGCGACTTCTACGCCGGGCTCTACCAGCGCGGCGAAGACAAGGCAGAGGCACTGCGGCGGGCGCAGGTGGCCATGCTGCACGGCGGAACGTCCGGAGAAAGCCCGGCAGCGGGCGGCAACCGCGCGGCCACCGCCCTCAAAGCGGGCGGCGGGGCAGGGGCGGTGAGCGATTTCGCCCATCCCTACTTCTGGTCGGCCTTCGTGCTCATGGGCAACTGGCTTTGA
- a CDS encoding DUF1476 domain-containing protein: MSSFDDRENAFENKFAHDAEMQFKAEARRNKLLGLWAAGLLSKSGDDALDYAKEVVKADFEEAGDEDVYRKVAGDLGDLADEATIRAQMKALMAEAKAQLMQES, encoded by the coding sequence ATGTCCAGTTTCGACGACCGCGAAAACGCCTTTGAAAACAAGTTCGCCCATGACGCCGAGATGCAATTCAAGGCGGAAGCCCGTCGCAACAAGCTGCTCGGTCTCTGGGCGGCGGGCCTGCTGAGCAAATCCGGCGATGACGCGCTCGACTATGCCAAGGAAGTGGTGAAGGCCGACTTCGAAGAAGCGGGCGACGAAGACGTGTATCGCAAGGTTGCAGGCGATCTCGGCGATCTGGCCGACGAGGCCACGATCCGCGCCCAGATGAAGGCACTGATGGCCGAGGCCAAGGCCCAGCTGATGCAGGAAAGCTGA
- a CDS encoding bifunctional lysylphosphatidylglycerol flippase/synthetase MprF, protein MGKVSHGLRRAAGTLKQAGLGRLVLRQGLPILGVLALLPVLAGWLQGLDLAAGWAQLSDLPGNRWVGALCMTAVSFWALGRYDQAIHRWLATGQNEDAVQGAGVTAIAVSQSTGFGLIIGALLRWRMLPGLGLARALGVTAAVALSFLAGWGLFTSLCLLVLPSAFPFAEVVGLAGLCLGGFILALCLWPPYWGGLSRLPRLPSIWLATRITLFAALDCAAAALAFWLLLPPGAELAYLTLLPAFLLALGAGIMGGTPGGAGPFEATLLVLLAQVDGAALSCAILGFRLVYYALPAGLGLLAAAAGPMRGLATLRQERRERATCRPTFHRAGNPPSPDLGWHLATARRAESGLIRQGELGWLQAPDASGGWAAGPTGSALVALGAPFGPWGERRHWLAALQAEAKARGLAPVIYKAGPRLAATARRAGFRLLPVAEEAVLEPATFSIDSPDHRQLRRKLRRAEKAGIEITREVGPPSPAIATEMAEVSAAWEASRGGARGFSMGRFCPVYIGHQHRYVARHQGRILGFATFHVSTREWVLDLMRTRPDDGGSSQGAPDGTMHALVLRAIEDAAARGCRRFSLAAVPLSASTDGNAEGETAGEPALFTLLRRKLDTATGGSGLRQFKACFAPRWERLYLTAPTRLALAFAAVDIARRIAHPRPLPALGPEHAAPEQHAPRHLPERPDAEPLRRAS, encoded by the coding sequence ATGGGCAAGGTATCACACGGGCTGCGTCGGGCCGCAGGCACGTTGAAACAGGCGGGGCTCGGCCGATTGGTGCTGCGTCAGGGCCTGCCTATCCTCGGCGTGCTCGCCCTTCTTCCCGTTCTGGCGGGCTGGTTGCAGGGGCTCGATCTTGCCGCCGGCTGGGCGCAACTCTCCGATTTGCCCGGCAACCGATGGGTCGGCGCCTTGTGCATGACCGCGGTCAGCTTCTGGGCACTCGGGCGCTATGACCAGGCCATTCACCGCTGGCTCGCGACCGGACAGAACGAGGATGCCGTGCAAGGCGCCGGTGTCACCGCAATCGCCGTCAGCCAGTCCACCGGCTTCGGGCTCATCATCGGGGCGCTGCTGCGCTGGCGCATGTTGCCGGGGCTCGGCCTTGCCCGAGCGCTCGGGGTCACGGCCGCCGTGGCGCTCTCGTTCCTCGCCGGCTGGGGGCTCTTCACCTCCCTCTGCCTGCTCGTACTGCCCTCCGCCTTCCCCTTCGCAGAGGTCGTGGGGCTCGCGGGGCTCTGCCTCGGCGGTTTCATCCTCGCGCTCTGCCTCTGGCCGCCCTACTGGGGCGGGCTGTCGCGCCTGCCGCGCCTGCCCTCGATCTGGCTCGCCACCCGCATCACCCTCTTCGCCGCGCTCGACTGTGCCGCCGCCGCGCTCGCCTTCTGGCTGCTGCTGCCGCCGGGAGCCGAGTTGGCCTACCTCACCCTGCTGCCCGCCTTCCTGCTCGCGCTCGGGGCAGGCATCATGGGGGGCACGCCGGGCGGGGCCGGCCCGTTCGAGGCAACCCTGCTGGTGCTGCTGGCGCAGGTCGACGGCGCGGCGCTCTCCTGTGCCATCCTCGGCTTCCGGCTGGTCTACTACGCGCTGCCTGCGGGCCTTGGGCTTCTGGCCGCGGCGGCAGGGCCGATGCGCGGCCTCGCCACCCTGCGCCAGGAGCGCAGGGAACGCGCCACCTGCCGCCCCACCTTCCACCGCGCCGGCAATCCGCCCTCGCCCGATCTGGGCTGGCACCTCGCCACCGCACGCCGGGCCGAGTCCGGGTTGATCCGGCAGGGCGAGCTGGGCTGGCTTCAGGCGCCCGATGCCAGCGGCGGCTGGGCTGCCGGCCCCACCGGATCCGCTCTCGTGGCCCTCGGGGCGCCCTTCGGCCCCTGGGGCGAGCGCCGCCACTGGCTTGCAGCCCTTCAGGCAGAGGCGAAGGCCCGCGGCCTCGCCCCGGTCATCTACAAGGCCGGTCCGCGCCTCGCCGCCACCGCCCGCCGCGCCGGGTTTCGCCTGCTGCCGGTGGCCGAAGAGGCGGTGCTGGAGCCGGCAACCTTCTCGATCGACAGTCCCGACCACCGCCAATTGCGACGCAAGCTGCGGCGCGCCGAAAAGGCCGGTATCGAGATCACTCGCGAGGTCGGTCCACCCAGCCCCGCTATCGCTACCGAAATGGCCGAGGTCTCCGCCGCCTGGGAAGCCAGTCGCGGCGGCGCAAGGGGCTTCTCGATGGGGCGCTTCTGCCCGGTCTACATCGGCCACCAGCACCGCTACGTCGCCCGTCACCAGGGCCGCATCCTCGGGTTCGCCACCTTTCATGTTTCGACCCGCGAATGGGTGCTCGACCTCATGCGCACCCGTCCCGATGACGGCGGGAGCAGCCAAGGCGCGCCCGACGGCACGATGCACGCTCTCGTTCTCCGCGCCATCGAAGACGCCGCCGCACGGGGATGCCGCCGGTTCTCCCTCGCCGCCGTGCCCCTGAGCGCCTCAACCGACGGCAACGCCGAGGGCGAAACCGCCGGGGAGCCCGCCCTCTTCACCCTCCTGCGCAGAAAGCTCGACACCGCCACGGGCGGCTCCGGCCTGCGCCAATTCAAGGCCTGTTTCGCCCCGCGCTGGGAACGGCTCTACCTCACCGCCCCCACCCGCCTCGCCCTCGCCTTCGCCGCCGTCGACATCGCCCGCCGCATCGCCCACCCCCGGCCCCTGCCCGCGCTTGGCCCCGAACATGCCGCGCCCGAGCAGCACGCACCGCGCCATCTGCCCGAGCGCCCCGACGCCGAGCCGCTGCGCCGCGCCTCCTGA
- a CDS encoding sigma-54 dependent transcriptional regulator: MAQAMKIAIIDDEQDMRQSISQWLALSGFETETYPSAEEALKGIGPDFPGAVVSDIRMPGMDGMALLKKLMAQDSALPVIMITGHGDVPMAVEAMRVGAFDFLEKPFNPDRMTQLAKRATQRRRMSLDARALRRELSGGTTIMKKLIGASPVMERLREDILDLGQADGHVLIDGETGTGKTLAAHALHAVGSRASKEFVILSCAAFDEEELAAQLFEGNSETGRLPLVEQARGGTLCLEDIEALSPALQARLLQFINDQGTPAETRIVAVSNLQEQGKTSEDMLRPDLYYRLAAMKITLPPLRQRGEDILMLFTRLSESFAEEYGCEAPAVSAQEAAQLLQAPWQGNVRQLINIAERAVLQARRGSGTIASLLMNDEGEVQPVMTTEGKPLKEYVEAFERMLIDNTMRRHKGSIVNVMDELCLPRRTLNEKMAKYGLQRSDYLG; encoded by the coding sequence ATGGCTCAGGCTATGAAAATCGCGATCATCGACGACGAACAGGACATGCGCCAATCGATCAGCCAATGGCTGGCGCTCTCCGGTTTTGAAACTGAAACCTACCCTTCCGCCGAAGAGGCGCTGAAGGGCATCGGCCCCGACTTTCCGGGCGCCGTGGTCTCCGACATCCGGATGCCCGGTATGGACGGTATGGCCCTGCTGAAAAAGCTGATGGCGCAGGACTCCGCGTTGCCGGTCATCATGATCACCGGCCATGGCGATGTGCCAATGGCGGTGGAGGCGATGCGGGTGGGGGCCTTCGACTTCCTAGAAAAGCCCTTCAACCCCGACCGGATGACCCAGCTCGCCAAGCGCGCCACCCAGCGCCGCCGGATGAGCCTTGATGCCCGCGCCCTGCGCCGCGAATTGAGCGGTGGCACCACGATCATGAAGAAGCTGATCGGCGCCTCCCCGGTGATGGAGCGGCTGCGCGAGGATATTCTGGATCTCGGCCAGGCCGACGGCCATGTGCTAATCGACGGCGAGACCGGCACGGGCAAGACGCTGGCCGCCCATGCGCTTCATGCCGTGGGCAGCCGCGCCTCCAAGGAGTTCGTGATCCTCTCCTGCGCCGCCTTCGACGAAGAGGAACTGGCCGCGCAGCTCTTCGAGGGCAATTCCGAGACCGGCCGCCTGCCGCTGGTGGAGCAGGCCCGGGGCGGCACGCTTTGCCTTGAGGACATCGAGGCACTCAGCCCGGCGCTGCAGGCACGGCTCTTGCAGTTCATCAACGATCAAGGCACCCCGGCGGAAACCCGCATTGTCGCCGTGAGCAACCTGCAGGAGCAGGGCAAGACCTCGGAAGACATGCTGCGCCCCGATCTCTACTACCGGCTGGCGGCCATGAAGATCACGCTGCCGCCGCTGCGCCAGCGCGGCGAGGACATCCTGATGCTGTTCACCCGCCTCTCGGAGAGCTTTGCCGAGGAATATGGCTGCGAGGCCCCGGCGGTTTCGGCGCAGGAAGCGGCACAGCTGCTGCAGGCGCCATGGCAGGGCAACGTGCGCCAGCTCATCAACATCGCAGAGCGCGCCGTGCTTCAGGCCCGTCGCGGCTCGGGCACAATCGCTTCGCTTCTGATGAACGACGAGGGCGAGGTGCAGCCGGTGATGACCACCGAAGGCAAGCCGCTCAAGGAATACGTTGAGGCGTTCGAGCGCATGCTGATCGACAACACGATGCGCCGCCACAAGGGCTCCATCGTCAACGTCATGGACGAGCTTTGCCTGCCCCGCCGCACACTCAACGAGAAGATGGCGAAATACGGGCTGCAACGCTCCGACTACCTGGGCTGA
- the purQ gene encoding phosphoribosylformylglycinamidine synthase subunit PurQ, producing the protein MKAAVITFPGSNCDRDLAVAFEQAGFEVTRVWHKDTALPGGIDVVGIPGGFSFGDYLRCGAIAANSPICRSVVAHAEAGGFVLGICNGFQVLCETGLLPGVLMRNGGLKFVCRNVGLAVATPDSPFTAGYAQGDELVIPVAHHDGNYTIDPEGLAALESEGRVAFRYTDNPNGSTADIAGVLSENRRVLGMMPHPERAVDASHGGTDGTAMFAGLAEAMVSA; encoded by the coding sequence ATGAAAGCCGCCGTCATCACCTTTCCCGGCTCCAACTGCGACCGCGACCTTGCGGTGGCCTTCGAGCAGGCCGGTTTCGAGGTTACGCGGGTCTGGCACAAGGACACGGCATTGCCGGGCGGCATCGACGTTGTGGGCATTCCGGGTGGCTTTTCCTTCGGCGACTATCTGCGCTGCGGCGCGATTGCGGCCAATTCCCCGATCTGCCGCTCGGTGGTGGCCCATGCCGAGGCGGGCGGCTTTGTTCTGGGCATCTGTAACGGGTTTCAGGTGCTCTGCGAGACCGGGCTTTTGCCGGGCGTGCTGATGCGCAATGGCGGGCTGAAGTTTGTCTGCCGCAACGTGGGCCTGGCGGTGGCGACCCCCGACAGCCCCTTTACCGCCGGATATGCACAGGGCGACGAGCTGGTGATTCCGGTGGCGCATCACGACGGCAACTACACCATCGACCCGGAGGGCCTTGCGGCGCTGGAGAGCGAGGGCCGCGTGGCCTTCCGCTACACCGACAACCCCAATGGCTCCACGGCGGACATTGCCGGGGTGCTCTCGGAAAACCGCAGGGTGCTGGGGATGATGCCCCACCCGGAGCGGGCGGTGGATGCCTCTCACGGGGGCACCGACGGGACGGCGATGTTTGCCGGGCTCGCCGAGGCGATGGTGTCGGCCTGA
- the purC gene encoding phosphoribosylaminoimidazolesuccinocarboxamide synthase, translating into MARRKLVYEGKAKILYEGPEPGTLVQYFKDDATAFNAEKKATIDGKGVLNNRLSEFFMVGLNNIGVPTHFLKRLNMREQLIRSVEIVPLEVIVRNFAAGSMSKRLGLEEGTQLPRPIIEFSYKDDKLGDPLVPEEYIIAFGWATQQDLDDIVALALRVNDYLSGVMYGVGIKLIDFKIEVGRIWENDFMRLIVADEISPDSCRLWDIETGQKLDKDVFRRDLGNLTDAYTEVARRLGVLPTNGPAPMGKPTLIN; encoded by the coding sequence ATGGCACGACGCAAACTCGTCTACGAAGGCAAGGCAAAAATTCTTTACGAGGGCCCCGAGCCGGGCACGCTCGTGCAGTATTTCAAGGATGATGCCACCGCCTTCAACGCCGAGAAGAAGGCGACGATCGACGGCAAGGGCGTGTTGAACAACCGGCTCTCCGAATTCTTCATGGTGGGGCTCAACAACATCGGCGTTCCGACGCACTTCCTGAAGCGGCTGAACATGCGCGAGCAGCTGATCCGCTCGGTCGAGATCGTGCCGCTGGAAGTGATCGTGCGCAACTTTGCCGCCGGTTCCATGTCCAAGCGCCTCGGGCTGGAAGAGGGCACGCAGCTGCCCCGTCCGATCATCGAGTTTTCCTACAAGGACGACAAGCTCGGCGATCCGCTGGTGCCCGAGGAATACATCATCGCTTTCGGCTGGGCGACGCAGCAGGATCTCGATGACATCGTGGCGCTTGCTCTGCGGGTGAACGACTACCTCAGCGGCGTGATGTACGGCGTCGGGATCAAGCTCATCGACTTCAAGATCGAAGTGGGCCGGATCTGGGAGAATGATTTCATGCGGCTGATCGTGGCCGACGAGATCAGCCCCGACAGCTGCCGCCTGTGGGACATCGAGACCGGGCAGAAGCTCGACAAGGACGTGTTCCGCCGCGATCTGGGCAACCTCACGGATGCCTATACCGAAGTGGCCCGCCGCCTTGGCGTTTTACCCACCAATGGCCCCGCCCCGATGGGCAAGCCGACGCTGATTAACTGA
- the purS gene encoding phosphoribosylformylglycinamidine synthase subunit PurS — MKVRVDVMLKTGVLDPQGEAVKSALGALGFSGVEGVRQGKVIELELAEGSTEADVKAMCEKLLANTVIESYAIHM, encoded by the coding sequence ATGAAGGTTCGCGTTGACGTGATGCTCAAGACCGGCGTGCTCGACCCGCAGGGCGAGGCGGTGAAATCGGCGTTGGGGGCGCTGGGGTTTTCGGGCGTCGAGGGCGTGCGGCAGGGCAAGGTGATCGAGCTGGAGCTGGCCGAGGGCAGCACCGAGGCCGATGTGAAGGCGATGTGCGAGAAGCTGCTCGCCAACACGGTGATCGAGAGCTACGCGATCCACATGTGA
- a CDS encoding DUF3592 domain-containing protein, with protein sequence MSDAYFIRTRHDGHREISWRAWTLIWVVPVLFLGAAALTALQALTAPWGKVEAVGEVVELREYEGWSPLEGEVTNYAPSFRYTRGDGREVTASAGMSHSEWNFPVGSRKTILYDPDTNGDVYLPGPWHWILPGALAALGLATALPALILSLVLLRWRARAPVHPGARN encoded by the coding sequence ATGTCCGATGCCTATTTCATCCGAACCCGCCATGACGGCCACCGCGAGATAAGCTGGCGGGCCTGGACGCTGATCTGGGTGGTGCCTGTGCTGTTTCTGGGCGCTGCCGCGCTGACCGCGCTTCAGGCTCTCACCGCGCCATGGGGCAAGGTGGAGGCCGTCGGCGAGGTGGTGGAGCTGCGCGAATACGAGGGCTGGAGCCCGCTGGAGGGGGAGGTGACCAACTATGCCCCGAGCTTCCGCTACACCCGCGGCGATGGCCGCGAGGTGACGGCCTCGGCGGGCATGTCGCATTCGGAGTGGAATTTTCCGGTCGGCAGCCGGAAGACCATTCTCTACGATCCCGACACCAACGGCGATGTTTACCTGCCCGGTCCGTGGCACTGGATCCTGCCCGGCGCACTCGCGGCGCTGGGGCTTGCCACGGCGCTGCCTGCGCTGATCCTCTCGCTTGTCCTGCTGCGCTGGCGCGCCCGCGCCCCGGTGCATCCGGGCGCGCGGAACTAG